AGCGGTTTGGCGTGCCCATGGGGTACGGTGGCCCGCACGCCGCGTTCTTCGCCACGCGCGATGAATTCAAGCGGTTGCTGCCCGGGCGCATCATCGGTCTCTCGCGCGACGTGGAAGGCACACCCGCGCTGCGCATGGCGCTGCAGACGCGTGAGCAGCACATCCGCCGCGAGAAGGCCACCAGCAACGTCTGCACGGCGCAGGTGCTGCTGGCCGTCATGGCCGGCATGTACGCGGTGTATCACGGCCCCGAGGGGCTCACCGCCATCGCCGAACGGGTGCACGGTCACGCCGTCACGCTGGCCGCGGGTCTCGAGAAGCTCGGGTTCGCGATCATGCACGAGAACTACTTCGACACGGTGCGCGTCGAGGTGGGCACGCATGGGCAGCAGGACATTCTCGCCGCCGCCGAAGCGCGGCAGATGAATCTGCGCGTCCTCGAACCGGGCACGCTCACCATCTCGCTCGACGAGACCACCACCGCAGCCGACATCGCCGATCTCTGGGCGGTGTTCAACGGCAATACGGCTCCCGACTTCGGCTACGATGACATCGCCGCCGGTATCGATGTGCGGTACGACGAGCGCTTCCGCCGTGTCTCGCCCTTCCTCACGCATCCCACGTTCCATCGGTATCACAGCGAGACGGAGATGCTCCGCTATCTCTACTCGCTGCAGGCGAAGGACTTCTCGCTGGTGCACGGCATGATCCCGCTGGGCTCGTGCACGATGAAGCTCAATGCCACCGCGGAGATGATTCCTGTGACGTGGCCCGAGTTCGGACAGCTTCATCCCTTCGCGCCGCGTACGCAGGCCGAGGGCTATGCGCAGATGTTCCGCGAACTCGAGCACGACCTGGCCGAGGCGACGGGCTTTGCGGGTGTGTCGCTGCAGCCCAACGCCGGTTCACAGGGTGAGTACGCGGGATTGCTGGTCATCCGCGCCTATCATCACGCCCGCGGCGACACGCATCGCACGGTGTGTCTCATTCCGCAGTCGGCGCACGGCACCAACCCCGCCAGCGCGGTCATGGCCGGTTTCTCGGTCGTGGTGGTGAAGACCGATACCGACGGCAACATCGATGTGGCGGATCTCGAGGCCAAGGCCGAGCAGCACGCGGCCAACCTCGGCGCGTTGATGGTGACCTATCCCAGCACGCATGGCGTGTTCGAAGCCAGCATCAAGGACATCACGGCCATCATCCACAAGCATGGTGGCCAGGTGTACATGGATGGCGCCAACATGAACGCCATGGTGGGCATCGCGCGCCCGGGCGATCTCGGTGCCGACGTGTGTCACCTCAACCTGCACAAGACGTTCTGCATCCCGCACGGCGGCGGTGGCCCGGGCATGGGCCCCATCGGTGTCGCACCGCAGCTGGTGCCCTTCCTGCCCACACATCCGGTGGTGCCGGTGAGCGGGGATCAGGCCATCGGGCCGGTGTCGGCGGGGCCGTGGGGCAGCGCGAGCATCCTGCCCATCTCGTACGTGTACATCAAGCTGATGGGCGGCGAAGGACTCGCGCTGGCCACGAAGATCGCGATCCTCAACGCCAACTACATCGCGAAGCAGCTCGAGGCGCACTACCCCGTGCTCTATCGGGGGCAGAACGGTCTGGTGGCGCATGAGTGCATTCTCGACACGCGCGGCGTGAAGGCGGCCGGCATCGAAGCCGAGGATCTGGCGAAGCGTCTGATGGACTATGGGTTCCATGCCCCGACGCTGTCCTTCCCGGTGGCGGGCACGCTCATGGTGGAGCCCACCGAGAGCGAGTCGAAGGCCGAGCTCGATCGCTTCATCGAAGCGATGATCGGTATCCGCGGCGAGATCGCGGCGGTGGAGCGTGGTGATGCCGATCGTGAGGACAACGTGCTGAAGAACGCCCCGCATACGGCCGCGCACTGCACCAGTGACACCTGGACGCATCCGTACTCGCGTCAGCAGGCGGCGTATCCCACGTCGTGGACGCGCGACCGCAAGTTCTGGCCGGCCGTGCGCCGGGTGGAGAGCGCGTACGGCGATCGCAACCTCATCTGCGCCTGCCCGCCGGTCGAGGAGTATTCGGCGTAGGTGGTGTCGGGAGACGATACGGCCCCCGGTCACGCGATGTGATCGGGGGCCGTGTGTTTTTTGCGGTGTACTCTCGCGGCGTGTGTGGCGCCGCGGTGTGCTGCGGGAACTCAGCCGCCGATCTGCGCCTGGTATTCGTCGGCCGACAACAGACCAGCGTCCCCATCGGGAGCCAGACGCACCTTGATCATCCAGCCGTCGCCGTACGGGTCGGTGTTGATCAGCGCGGGTTCACCGTCGAGACGGCCGTTCACTTCCACCACTTCGCCGGCCACCGGCATGAACAGTTCGGACACCGCCTTCACGGCTTCCACGGTGCCGAATACGTCATGCGCGCCATAGGTGGCGCCCACCTTCGGCAGTTCGACGTACACGATGTCGCCCAGCTCACCCTGCGCAAAGTCGGTGATGCCGATGGCAACGATCCCGCTGTCATCGGTGGAACGGACGTACTCGTGATCCTTCGTATAGCGCAGGTCGGCGGGGATATTCGACACGGTGACTCCACGGGAAAGGGAAAAGCTTCAACCGGTAGTAGTATCCGCTTCGGACGCCCGTTGCGGAAGCGGGCC
The window above is part of the Gemmatimonas aurantiaca genome. Proteins encoded here:
- the gcvP gene encoding aminomethyl-transferring glycine dehydrogenase, giving the protein MVMALRTISSASTTGDSFIPRHLGPNAAEQKAMLVALGYPSLDAFIDAVVPEAIRFRGTLQTGAGQTEAEVLASLRAMAARNRIYRSYIGMGYYGTHTPNVILRNVMENPAWYTAYTPYQAEIAQGRLEALLNYQTMIVDLTGLEIANASLLDEGTAAAEAMALAFGARGNASRNLFLVATDCHPQTIAVVEARAQARGIEVKVVDATQMVCDDTVFGVLLQYPGTDGAVVDYRGLCEQAHAAGAMTIVASDLLALCLLTPPGEWGADIVVGSSQRFGVPMGYGGPHAAFFATRDEFKRLLPGRIIGLSRDVEGTPALRMALQTREQHIRREKATSNVCTAQVLLAVMAGMYAVYHGPEGLTAIAERVHGHAVTLAAGLEKLGFAIMHENYFDTVRVEVGTHGQQDILAAAEARQMNLRVLEPGTLTISLDETTTAADIADLWAVFNGNTAPDFGYDDIAAGIDVRYDERFRRVSPFLTHPTFHRYHSETEMLRYLYSLQAKDFSLVHGMIPLGSCTMKLNATAEMIPVTWPEFGQLHPFAPRTQAEGYAQMFRELEHDLAEATGFAGVSLQPNAGSQGEYAGLLVIRAYHHARGDTHRTVCLIPQSAHGTNPASAVMAGFSVVVVKTDTDGNIDVADLEAKAEQHAANLGALMVTYPSTHGVFEASIKDITAIIHKHGGQVYMDGANMNAMVGIARPGDLGADVCHLNLHKTFCIPHGGGGPGMGPIGVAPQLVPFLPTHPVVPVSGDQAIGPVSAGPWGSASILPISYVYIKLMGGEGLALATKIAILNANYIAKQLEAHYPVLYRGQNGLVAHECILDTRGVKAAGIEAEDLAKRLMDYGFHAPTLSFPVAGTLMVEPTESESKAELDRFIEAMIGIRGEIAAVERGDADREDNVLKNAPHTAAHCTSDTWTHPYSRQQAAYPTSWTRDRKFWPAVRRVESAYGDRNLICACPPVEEYSA
- the gcvH gene encoding glycine cleavage system protein GcvH, yielding MSNIPADLRYTKDHEYVRSTDDSGIVAIGITDFAQGELGDIVYVELPKVGATYGAHDVFGTVEAVKAVSELFMPVAGEVVEVNGRLDGEPALINTDPYGDGWMIKVRLAPDGDAGLLSADEYQAQIGG